One genomic window of Mucilaginibacter sp. SJ includes the following:
- a CDS encoding SDR family oxidoreductase, with amino-acid sequence MENQFSLAGKVIVVTGGTGILGKAFIDGIVEAGGAVGILGRNAQVAEERANAINAAGGKAIALVADVMNEAELVAAKDKLLAAFGRIDGLVNGAGGNMPEGVLQPDEDIFKMNIDGMKKVMELNLWGTLIPTQVFGEAIAKTGRGSIVNISSMNSKRAITKVLGYNIGKAAVDCYNQWFAVELANRYGDAIRMNALAPGFFLTEQNRYLLTKPEGGYTQRGELVIKQTPFKRFGHADELKGALVWLLSDASVFVTGSMICVDGGFSIFGGV; translated from the coding sequence ATTTTCATTAGCCGGTAAAGTAATTGTAGTAACAGGCGGAACAGGCATATTAGGCAAAGCATTTATAGATGGTATTGTTGAGGCGGGGGGCGCGGTAGGCATTCTTGGCCGTAATGCCCAGGTAGCAGAAGAACGTGCCAACGCCATAAATGCAGCCGGGGGCAAAGCCATAGCATTGGTGGCCGATGTAATGAACGAGGCTGAACTGGTGGCCGCCAAAGATAAATTGCTGGCAGCTTTTGGCAGGATAGATGGCCTGGTGAACGGTGCGGGCGGCAACATGCCCGAAGGCGTTTTACAGCCCGATGAGGATATTTTTAAAATGAATATCGATGGCATGAAAAAAGTAATGGAGCTGAACCTTTGGGGTACACTGATCCCTACACAGGTTTTCGGCGAAGCCATTGCCAAAACAGGTAGGGGCAGCATCGTTAATATATCATCAATGAACTCAAAACGCGCCATAACCAAGGTATTAGGCTATAATATAGGCAAGGCCGCTGTTGATTGCTATAACCAATGGTTTGCGGTTGAGCTGGCTAACCGTTATGGTGATGCAATAAGGATGAACGCGTTGGCGCCTGGTTTTTTCCTTACAGAACAAAACCGTTACCTGCTCACTAAACCCGAAGGCGGTTATACCCAAAGGGGCGAACTGGTGATCAAACAAACACCTTTTAAACGCTTTGGCCATGCCGACGAACTGAAAGGAGCACTGGTATGGTTGCTGAGCGATGCCTCGGTATTTGTAACCGGTTCGATGATCTGCGTTGACGGAGGGTTTTCGATTTTTGGAGGAGTTTAG